Genomic DNA from Jejubacter calystegiae:
TTGCTTGACAAATGTTAAAACTTACCCGCTCTCTGGGGATAACCGAAATCGCCAGGTTAAATCATCCGATGCGGCGGCCAAACGGCAGATTTTTACCGGTGAATCGGTGTGAAGAGGGGTGATGAATGGTAGGTTACTGTGTTTTCATCCAGCTATTGTGATTGGCAAAAGCCGCCATGGCGAGTAAAATTACTCTCCGGCTTGCACACTTCTTCACCACCAGGTAGCCCGCCATGAGCAAAGCGTTAAAACTCCACTCCGCCTTCCAACCTTCCGGCGACCAGCCTGATGCCATTAAACGCCTCTGCGAGGGGCTGGATGACGGGCTGGCGCACCAGACTCTGCTGGGGGTAACCGGCTCGGGGAAAACCTTCACTATTGCCAACGTCATCGCGAATTTGCAGCGCCCCACCATGGTGCTGGCGCCGAACAAAACCCTGGCGGCGCAGCTGTATGGCGAAATGAAGGAGTTCTTCCCGGAAAACGCGGTGGAGTATTTCGTCTCTTATTACGATTACTATCAGCCCGAAGCTTACGTGCCCAGCTCCGATACCTTTATTGAAAAAGATGCCTCTGTGAACGAGCACATCGAGCAGATGCGACTGTCGGCCACCAAAGCGCTGCTGGAGCGGCGCGATGTGGTGGTGGTGGCATCGGTATCCGCTATCTATGGTCTGGGCGATCCCGACCTCTACCTGAAGATGATGCTGCATCTGACCGTCGGGATGCTGGTGGATCAGCGTTCGATTCTGCGGCGTCTGGCGGAGCTGCAATACACCCGTAACGATCAGGCGTTCCAGCGCGGCACCTTCCGGGTGCGCGGCGAGGTTATCGATATCTTCCCGGCGGAATCCGACGAGATAGCGCTGCGGGTGGAGCTGTTCGATGACGAAGTGGAGCGGCTGTCGCTGTTCGATCCGCTGACCGGCCACGTGGAGTCCACGGTGCAGCGCTACACCATCTACCCCAAAACCCACTATGTGACGCCGCGCGAGCGCATCATCCAGGCGATGGAAGAGATCAAAGTCGAACTGGCCGATCGCCGCAAAGTGCTACTGGCTAACGATAAACTGCTGGAAGAGCAGCGCCTGAGCCAGCGTACTCAGTTCGATCTGGAGATGATGAACGAGCTGGGCTACTGCTCGGGCATCGAAAACTACTCACGCTATCTTTCCGGGCGCGGCCCGGGCGAGCCGCCGCCGACCCTGTTCGACTATCTGCCCGCAGACGGACTGCTGGTGGTGGATGAATCCCACGTGACCATTCCCCAGATTGGCGGCATGTTTCGCGGCGACCGGGCGCGTAAAGAGACCCTGGTAGAGTACGGTTTTCGGCTGCCGTCGGCGCTGGATAACCGCCCGCTGAAGTTTGAAGAGTTCGAGGCGCTGGCGCCCCAGACCATCTACGTTTCCGCGACGCCGGGCAATTACGAGATGGAAAAATCCGGCGGCGATGTGATCGATCAGGTGGTGCGGCCTACCGGCCTGCTGGATCCGATGATCGAGGTCCGACCGGTAGCGACTCAGGTGGACGATCTGCTGTCGGAGATCCGTCAACGTGCCGCACGCAACGAACGGGTGCTGGTGACCACCCTGACCAAACGCATGGCGGAAGACCTGACCGAATATCTGGAAGAGCACGGGGAGCGGGTACGCTATCTGCATTCGGATATCGATACCGTGGAGCGGATGGAGATTATTCGCGACCTGCGACTGGGCGAATTCGATGTGCTGGTGGGGATCAACCTGCTGCGAGAGGGGCTGGATATGCCGGAAGTCTCGCTGGTGGCGATTCTTGATGCCGATAAAGAGGGCTTCCTGCGTTCAGAACGCTCCCTGATTCAGACCATTGGCCGCGCTGCGCGTAACGTTAACGGCCAGGCGATTCTGTACGGCGATAAGATTACTCCTTCCATGGCGAAGGCGATTGGCGAAACCGAACGCCGTCGCGAGAAGCAGCAGCGCTATAACGAAGAGCACGGCATTGTGCCCCAGGGGCTTAACAAGAAGGTGGTGGATATTCTGGCGCTGGGCCAGGGGCTGGCGCGCACCAAAGCGAAGGGACGCGGTCGCGGTCGGGCGGCCGCAGCGCCGGAAGCGGCAGAGATGACGCCGAAGGCGCTGCAGCAGAAGATTCAGCAACTGGAA
This window encodes:
- the uvrB gene encoding excinuclease ABC subunit UvrB produces the protein MSKALKLHSAFQPSGDQPDAIKRLCEGLDDGLAHQTLLGVTGSGKTFTIANVIANLQRPTMVLAPNKTLAAQLYGEMKEFFPENAVEYFVSYYDYYQPEAYVPSSDTFIEKDASVNEHIEQMRLSATKALLERRDVVVVASVSAIYGLGDPDLYLKMMLHLTVGMLVDQRSILRRLAELQYTRNDQAFQRGTFRVRGEVIDIFPAESDEIALRVELFDDEVERLSLFDPLTGHVESTVQRYTIYPKTHYVTPRERIIQAMEEIKVELADRRKVLLANDKLLEEQRLSQRTQFDLEMMNELGYCSGIENYSRYLSGRGPGEPPPTLFDYLPADGLLVVDESHVTIPQIGGMFRGDRARKETLVEYGFRLPSALDNRPLKFEEFEALAPQTIYVSATPGNYEMEKSGGDVIDQVVRPTGLLDPMIEVRPVATQVDDLLSEIRQRAARNERVLVTTLTKRMAEDLTEYLEEHGERVRYLHSDIDTVERMEIIRDLRLGEFDVLVGINLLREGLDMPEVSLVAILDADKEGFLRSERSLIQTIGRAARNVNGQAILYGDKITPSMAKAIGETERRREKQQRYNEEHGIVPQGLNKKVVDILALGQGLARTKAKGRGRGRAAAAPEAAEMTPKALQQKIQQLEEQMMQHARDLEFEEAAALRDQIHQLRELFIAAS